From the Betaproteobacteria bacterium genome, the window AACAGCGTGGCAGAGCTCACCATCGAGCACATATCCTCGAGACTTCGTGATGAAGCGGATGGAAAATTACAGGAGACGGCTGGCTACACGCGCAGGCGCATGCACAAGGAAACCACCGCCGACTAGGCGGTTTAGTTCAACAGTGTTTATACGGACAGCAACGCCCGCATATCAATTAATAATACTGACAGCAGTAATCATATCCTAACGGCATGATGCGCAAGAACTTTCTCATGCCAGTGTCCGTATAACAACCCCCCAATAATGGGGGCACCGTTACCGGCGTCGCTTCGTAGCGGTTGCGTAGACCTCGCTGTCGCGGCGCGCACCGACGGCGATGATGAGAACCTCGACTCTTTTACCGTCGACGTGGTAAACGATACGGATATCCTGGGTGCGGATGCGACGGTAGCCGCCGAGTTGATCGCGAAGTGCTGAACCTGCTTTGTCCGGCTCACCGTTCATGATGCGTTGTTCGATCACTTTGAGGGCGACTCT encodes:
- a CDS encoding type II toxin-antitoxin system RelE/ParE family toxin, which gives rise to MAWTVIYHPEVTEDLEALGPAKARVALKVIEQRIMNGEPDKAGSALRDQLGGYRRIRTQDIRIVYHVDGKRVEVLIIAVGARRDSEVYATATKRRR